From Vairimorpha necatrix chromosome 9, complete sequence, one genomic window encodes:
- a CDS encoding putative SP-containing membrane protein produces MFLKTLIYFPFEYCKLFFFVKHRENNICEVFIGVSNTADKLSDYRFFLSRNIDFLFISKTHFEDIKRYFTMTIKNGRLLQKVNIEDHEKIRDLASEITNKKLYKNLIACAKYYKFTFDMQVYKNFCFEIISFKKKTQVLSWEHSQSICLDREDLYGILDLISKKSLDMNKDNFDKLCDILDQFTCLGTSSNLSKFENHGLKESILIMDCLNNTVRKTDTEDNEATATTKCDVPDINIEEENNTELKNKNERFNRNIDKKNMNKNTDDFFDNKSSSDSEDDDNNKKLPFESFDYIFCSATFLSLGLFIWNSFKDSYKKIKILKS; encoded by the coding sequence ATGTTTTTGaaaacattaatatattttcctTTTGAATATTgcaaattatttttctttgtaaAACATAGAGagaataatatttgtgAAGTTTTCATTGGTGTTTCCAATACAGCTGACAAATTATCTGACtatagattttttctttctaggaatattgattttttatttatatcaaaaacaCATTTTGAAGATATCAAAAGGTACTTCACAATGACTATCAAAAATGGTCGTCTTTTACAAAAAGTAAATATCGAAgatcatgaaaaaattagagATTTGGCATCTGAGATTACAAACAAGAAACTATACAAAAATCTTATTGCTTGTgctaaatattataaattcacGTTTGATATGCAagtatacaaaaatttctgttttgaaataatttcttttaaaaaaaagacacaGGTACTTTCATGGGAACATTCGCAATCTATTTGTTTAGATCGTGAAGATTTATATGGTATTCTAGATTTAATAAGTAAAAAGAGCTTGGATATGAATAAAGAcaattttgataaattatgCGATATTCTTGATCAATTTACTTGTTTAGGTACTTCTagtaatttatcaaaatttgAAAACCATGGTCTAAAAGAAAGTATTCTAATAATGGattgtttaaataatacTGTTAGAAAAACTGATACAGAAGATAATGAAGCAACTGCAACTACAAAATGTGATGTCCCTGATATTAAtatagaagaagaaaacaaTACTgaacttaaaaataaaaacgaaAGATTTAATCGAAATATagataagaaaaatatgaataaaAACACCGATGACTTCTTCGACAATAAATCTTCATCGGATAGCGAAGACGATGacaataataagaaattgCCTTTTGAAAgttttgattatattttttgtagtgCAACGTTTTTATCATTAGGATTGTTCATATGGAATAGCTTTAAAgatagttataaaaaaattaagattttaaaatcataa